Proteins encoded together in one Mus caroli chromosome 4, CAROLI_EIJ_v1.1, whole genome shotgun sequence window:
- the Nmnat1 gene encoding nicotinamide/nicotinic acid mononucleotide adenylyltransferase 1 translates to MDSSEKTEVVLLACGSFNPITNMHLRLFELAKDYMNATGKYSVIKGIISPVGDAYKKKGLIPAHHRIIMAELATKNSHWVEVDTWESLQKEWVETVKVLRHHQEKLATGSCTHPQSSPALERPGRKRKWADQKQDSSPQKPQEPKPTGVPRVKLLCGADLLESFSVPNLWKMEDITQIVANFGLICITRAGSDAQKFIYESDVLWRHQSNIHLVNEWITNDISSTKIRRALRRGQSIRYLVPDLVQEYIEKHELYNTESEDRNAGVTLAPLQRNAAEAKHNHSTL, encoded by the exons ATGGACTCATCCGAGAAGACAGAGGTGGTTCTCCTGGCCTGTGGCTCTTTTAACCCCATCACCAACATGCACCTCAGACTGTTCGAGCTGGCCAAGGACTATATGAATGCTACAG GAAAATACAGTGTTATCAAAGGCATCATCTCGCCGGTCGGTGATGCATACAAGAAGAAAGGGCTCATCCCAGCCCACCACCGAATCATCATGGCAGAACTTGCCACCAAGAACTCACACTGGGTGGAAGTGGATACGTGGGAAAGTCTTCAGAAGGAGTGGGTGGAGACCGTGAAGGTGCTCAG ACACCATCAGGAGAAGCTGGCAACTGGCAGCTGCACTCACCCACAAAGCTCACCTGCGCTGGAAAGGCCTGGGCGGAAGAGGAAGTGGGCTGATCAAAAGCAAGATTCTAGCCCACAGAAGCCCCAAGAGCCCAAACCAACAG GTGTGCCTAGGGTGAAATTGCTGTGTGGGGCGGATTTACTGGAGTCCTTCAGCGTGCCCAACTTGTGGAAGATGGAGGACATCACGCAAATCGTGGCCAACTTTGGGCTCATCTGCATCACTCGGGCTGGCAGTGATGCTCAGAAATTCATCTACGAGTCCGATGTGCTGTGGAGACATCAGAGCAACATCCACCTGGTGAACGAGTGGATCACCAATGACATCTCGTCCACTAAGATCCGGAGGGCGCTAAGGAGGGGCCAGAGCATCCGCTACTTGGTACCAGACCTGGTCCAAGAGTACATTGAGAAGCATGAGCTGTACAACACGGAGAGTGAAGACAGGAATGCTGGGGTCACCCTGGCTCCTCTGCAGAGGAACGCCGCAGAGGCCAAGCACAACCATTCCACTCTGTGA
- the LOC115030877 gene encoding uncharacterized protein LOC115030877 → MIHFCLVHTAYHLHCWLPRSHRLSQVTVLLLGISTLTLQFYVLLRPRSSRFCSQPLLANLVGSMVFTLLTLGLFVLLTQTELAPLALRTALVVFGVASFGEGVCSGLLTLLASDCEKTTPELYYVSVVLSVGSLVSTVLFSGMGLIWLSKVTCPRPDAKPTV, encoded by the exons ATGATTCACTTTTGTTTGGTCCACACAGCCTATCACCTGCACTGCTGGCTGCCGAGGTCGCACCGCCTCAG CCAGGTGACAGTGCTCCTGTTGGGGATCAGCACCCTGACCCTCCAGTTCTACGTGCTGTTACG GCCCAGGTCCTCCCGGTTCTGCAGCCAGCCCCTCCTGGCCAACCTGGTCGGTAGCATGGTCTTCACCCTGCTCACACTTG GGCTCTTTGTGCTGCTCACTCAGACGGAGCTGGCCCCGTTGGCTCTAAGGACAGCACTGGTGGTATTTGGCGTGGCGTCCTTTGGTGAAGGAGTCTGCTCTGGGCTGTTAACACTCCTGGCATCAGACTGC GAGAAAACCACCCCTGAACTTTACTATGTATCTGTGGTGCTGTCAGTGGGCAGCCTGGTATCCACGG TGCTTTTTTCTGGCATGGGGCTCATCTGGCTGTCCAAAGTGACCTGCCCAAGGCCAGATGCTAAGCCAACAGTCTGA
- the Lzic gene encoding protein LZIC yields MASRGKTETSKLKQNLEEQLDRLMQQLQDLEECREELDADEYEETKKETLEQLSEFNDSLKKIMSGNMTLVDELSGMQLAIQAAISQAFKTPEVIRLFAKKQPGQLRTRLAEMDRDLMVGKLERELYTQRKVEILTALRKLGEKLTEDDETFLSANASAVLSQFEKVSTELGSGDKVLALAGFDVEKAKK; encoded by the exons ATGGCTTccagaggaaagacagagacaagcaaACTAAAGCAGAATTTAGAAGAGCAGTTGGATAGACTGATGCAGCAGTTACAAGACCTGGAGGAATGCAG GGAGGAGCTCGATGCGGATGAATATGAAGAAACTAAAAAGGAAACTTTGGAGCAGCTGAGTGAGTTCAACGATTCGCTGAAGAAGATTATGTCAGGAAATATGACGCTGGTGGATGAGCTCAGTGGGATGCAGCTG GCCATCCAGGCAGCCATCAGCCAGGCCTTTAAAACTCCTGAAGTCATCAGATTGTTTGCGAAGAAACAACCAGGCCAACTTCGGACAAGGCTAGCCGAG ATGGACAGAGATCTGATGGTGGGGAAGCTGGAAAGAGAGCTGTATACCCAGCGGAAGGTGGAGATCCTGACGGCACTCAGGAAGCTCGGAGAGAAG CTGACAGAAGATGATGAGACCTTCCTGTCAGCTAATGCAAGTGCTGTGCTCAGCCAGTTTGAAAAAGTCTCCACAGAGCTTG gctctggaGACAAGGTCCTTGCTCTGGCAGGGTTCGACGTTGAAAAAGCCAAGAAATGA